From one Helicoverpa zea isolate HzStark_Cry1AcR chromosome 10, ilHelZeax1.1, whole genome shotgun sequence genomic stretch:
- the LOC124633775 gene encoding glutamate receptor ionotropic, kainate 2-like, producing the protein MESEHYHFVMKAVYSPYEDSFAASKAACELLSGGVIAVFGPTDPVSASAVEAHCRAARVPHIQAVWRPPPARGEQQPSPPGINLYPEAVALSKAVALFIDDSDWRSYTLLYDDDHGLIRLQEVLKHTNPEVKWLVRRLVPGEDNRPLLKSLKGTGETRVILDCPADRVLEYLRQANEVKFFEDYMSYVLMSLDAHTLDLEELRYGLSNVTCLRIFDHSDSRTRAYLADWKVRGSDDVKIPRQSYEITVEAALASDAARLITDAVENAPEEFKLEAQEISCDSEDQWESGEDFTNHLLTNPIVGITNKINLDNTTGERMNFSVEIMELSNSGFNSIAKWNPEVGFEYGRSADETSDRLAEKWQNKTFKVVSRIGAPFLVEVVPKEGETLTGNDRYEGYSKDLIHEILKELLHLNYEIEIVPGNGYGSYNKETKKWDGLVGHLLERKADLAICDLTITYERRSSVDFTTPFMTLGISILYLKPTPPEPELFSFLKPFSVDVWIYMAAAYLMVSLLLHILARLAPNDWENPHPCDKSPEELENIWHIKNSCWLTMGSIMTQGSDILPKGYSTRWVCGMWWFFGLIMCSSYTANLAAFLTNAAMDDSIKSAEDLAMQSKIKYGTLIGGSTYSFFKRSNVSIYQRMYGAMESARPSVYVKNNDEGLERVLKGKRDYAYFMESTAIEYQLERHCELMQVGGLLDSKGYGIAMPFDSSYRTAVDNALLKLAESGKLVEIKNRWWKAPPEKACVTEEASEEGAAGELGVENVGGVFVVLGTGCGMAAAMGIFEFLWNVREVAVEQKMTQSEAFWAELTFALSFWETEKPVKHSRPSSSASESQGASRASSVLRSAADLFHLDVFK; encoded by the exons TGACCCGGTGTCGGCGTCGGCAGTTGAGGCGCATTGCCGAGCCGCCAGGGTACCTCACATACAA GCAGTATGGCGACCGCCACCGGCCCGAGGTGAACAGCAACCAAGTCCGCCTGGCATCAACTTGTACCCCGAAGCCGTGGCGTTGTCGAAAGCAGTCGCACTCTTCATTGACGACAGTGATTGGAGATCTTACACTTTGTTATATGATGATGATCACG GTCTTATAAGGTTACAAGAAGTACTAAAACACACCAACCCAGAAGTAAAATGGCTCGTGCGAAGACTTGTACCTGGTGAAGATAATCGGCCATTGTTGAAATCTTTGAAAGGTACCGGTGAAACCAGAGTCATCCTAGACTGTCCTGCAGACAGAGTGCTTGAATATCTACGGCAAGCCAACGAGGTCAAGTTTTTCGAAGACTATATG agTTACGTTCTGATGTCTTTAGATGCACATACCTTGGATCTGGAAGAGTTGCGCTACGGATTATCAAACGTGACATGTTTAAGGATCTTTGATCACTCGGATTCAAGAACTAGGGCTTATTTAGCAGACTGGAAAGTAAGAGGCTCTGACGACGTAAAGATTCCACGACAATCATATGAAATCACA GTAGAAGCGGCACTTGCTAGTGATGCTGCCAGATTAATAACAGATGCTGTTGAAAATGCTCCCGAAGAATTCAAATTAGAAGCTCAGGAAATCAGTTGTGATTCCGAGGACCAATGGGAAAGCGGTGAAGATTTTACAAATCATTTACTAACG AATCCTATTGTCGGTattactaataaaattaatttagacaACACTACGGGTGAGCGAATGAATTTTAGTGTCGAAATTATGGAATTATCGAACAGTGGATTTAATAGTATAGCTAAGTGGAACCCAGAAGTTGGTTTTGAATATGGTCGATCTGCGGATGAAACATCGGACCGCTTAGCAGAAAAGTGGCAGAACAAAACTTTCAAAGTTGTGTCCCGCATTGGAGCTCCATTCTTAGTTGAAGTAGTCCCCAAGGAAGGCGAAACGCTAACCGGCAACGATCGATATGAAGGATATTCAAAAGACTTAAtacatgaaatattaaaagaGTTACTACACTTGAACTATGAAATCGAAATAGTGCCTGGTAATGGTTACGGTTCATATAACAAAGAGACAAAGAAATGGGATGGTCTTGTGGGACATCTTTTAGAAAGG aaaGCTGATTTAGCAATTTGTGATTTAACCATAACTTACGAGCGGAGATCATCTGTTGATTTTACGACACCGTTCATGACTTTAGgcataagtattttatatttgaaacccACTCCTCCCGAACCGGAGCTATTTTCCTTTCTCAAGCCATTCTCGGTTGATGTATGGATCTATATGGCAGCGGCTTATTTAATGGTATCGTTATTGCTTCATATTTTAGCTAG ATTGGCGCCGAACGATTGGGAGAATCCACACCCTTGTGACAAATCTCCTGAGGAATTGGAAAATATTTGGCACATTAAGAATTCGTGCTGGCTAACAATGGGCTCAATTATGACACAGGGTTCTGATATATTGCCAAA agGATATTCGACAAGATGGGTGTGCGGAATGTGGTGGTTTTTTGGCCTCATAATGTGTTCGTCGTACACTGCTAACCTGGCCGCTTTCCTGACTAATGCTGCAATGGACGACTCGATCAAAAGTGCTGAAGACCTCGCTATGCAATCTAAAATCAAATATGGAACCCTGATTGGTGGATCTACATATTCGTTTTTCAAG cGATCTAATGTATCTATATACCAAAGAATGTACGGAGCAATGGAGTCGGCTCGGCCATCTGTTTACGTCAAAAATAACGACGAAGGTTTGGAGAGAGTGTTGAAAGGCAAAAGGGATTATGCATACTTTATGGAGTCAACGGCTATAGAATATCAGTTGGAGAGACACTGTGAATTGATGCAAGTTGGAGGATTACTCGATTCTAAAGGCTATGGTATAGCTATGCCATTTG ATTCTTCGTACCGAACAGCTGTGGACAACGCATTACTGAAATTAGCCGAAAGTGGCAAACTGGTGGAGATTAAAAATAGGTGGTGGAAAGCGCCCCCGGAAAAAGCGTGTGTC ACTGAAGAAGCGAGCGAAGAAGGAGCCGCCGGAGAATTAGGAGTGGAGAATGTAGGCGGTGTGTTCGTAGTACTGGGTACTGGATGCGGTATGGCCGCCGCAATGGGTATATTTGAATTCCTTTGGAACGTCAGAGAAGTCGCCGTCGAACAGAAG ATGACTCAATCGGAAGCATTCTGGGCGGAGTTAACATTTGCACTAAGTTTCTGGGAGACTGAAAAGCCAGTGAAGCATTCGCGTCCATCATCCAGTGCGTCAGAATCTCAAGGTGCTTCGCGAGCGTCCTCCGTACTCCGGTCTGCGGCTGACCTGTTCCATCTTGatgtttttaaatga